The following are from one region of the bacterium genome:
- the metK gene encoding methionine adenosyltransferase — protein MKGIHLFTSESVTEGHPDKVADAISDAVLDACLKDDPYSRVACETFVTTGLAVVGGEITTETYVDLPTVVRETIRRIGYTDPLYRFDADSCGVINVIGTQSPDIARGVGRKKPEQQGAGDQGMMFGYACDETPELMPLPILLAHKLTKQLADVRRNNRKMKWLRPDGKSQVTVEYDGDTPKRIDTVVISTQHDPDISQKQIHDLVIKHVIEPILPKELVHGKIKYHINPTGRFEVGGPHGDTGLTGRKIIVDTYGGKGAHGGGAFSGKDPSKVDRSATYAARWLAKNIVAAKLARRAEVQLAYAIGVAKPVSVLVETDGTGALPDRDIAKIVAKAVDLRPHAIIERLNLLRPIYGLTSAYGHFGRELKEFTWEKKDLAKDLKAAAK, from the coding sequence ATGAAAGGAATTCACCTCTTTACGTCGGAATCGGTCACGGAAGGCCATCCCGACAAGGTCGCCGATGCCATTTCGGACGCCGTCCTGGACGCTTGCCTGAAGGACGATCCCTATTCTCGCGTGGCGTGTGAGACGTTCGTTACGACCGGCCTGGCAGTCGTTGGCGGCGAGATCACGACCGAGACGTACGTCGATCTGCCGACGGTCGTGCGCGAAACGATCCGCCGGATCGGCTACACGGATCCGCTGTATCGCTTCGATGCGGATTCCTGCGGCGTCATCAACGTTATCGGCACCCAGAGCCCCGACATCGCTCGTGGCGTTGGTCGCAAGAAGCCCGAACAGCAGGGCGCCGGCGACCAGGGCATGATGTTCGGCTACGCCTGCGACGAGACGCCGGAACTGATGCCCCTTCCGATTCTGCTGGCTCACAAGCTGACCAAGCAGTTGGCCGACGTTCGCCGCAACAATCGCAAGATGAAGTGGCTGCGTCCCGACGGCAAGAGCCAGGTCACGGTCGAGTACGACGGCGACACGCCGAAGCGCATCGACACGGTCGTTATCTCGACACAGCACGATCCCGACATTTCCCAGAAGCAGATTCACGATCTCGTCATCAAGCACGTCATCGAGCCGATCCTGCCGAAGGAACTCGTCCACGGGAAGATCAAGTACCACATCAACCCGACCGGCCGTTTTGAAGTCGGCGGACCGCACGGCGACACGGGCCTGACCGGCCGCAAGATCATCGTCGATACCTACGGTGGCAAGGGTGCCCACGGTGGCGGCGCATTCAGCGGCAAGGACCCGAGCAAGGTCGACCGTTCGGCGACCTACGCGGCTCGCTGGCTGGCCAAGAACATCGTCGCGGCGAAGTTGGCCAGGCGCGCTGAAGTGCAGCTTGCCTACGCCATCGGCGTTGCCAAGCCGGTCTCCGTTCTCGTTGAGACGGACGGCACCGGCGCTTTGCCGGATCGCGACATCGCCAAGATCGTCGCGAAGGCTGTGGACCTGCGCCCGCACGCGATCATCGAGCGCCTGAACCTGCTGCGCCCGATCTACGGTCTGACCAGCGCCTACGGACACTTCGGCCGCGAGCTGAAGGAGTTCACGTGGGAGAAGAAGGACCTCGCAAAGGACCTGAAGGCCGCCGCGAAGTAA